The following proteins come from a genomic window of Plectropomus leopardus isolate mb chromosome 11, YSFRI_Pleo_2.0, whole genome shotgun sequence:
- the LOC121950098 gene encoding P2Y purinoceptor 3-like — MTTQPPEEAFCNLDSGGLPVVQLYVMPSFFLAVLILGLPLNLLSLWVFFHRLRRWTRSTVFLFNLTLADTSWLLALPYLIHFHLDHLYWRLGLPLCIGVRMLYHNYFYLSIFFVTCISVDRYLAIVHPLRSLVLLGRRQTCLLCVAVWVATLLLSIPVSTMGLIQTCPGSNRTICTLYILLSETGETLPYSLFCTIVGFLFPLLSICYCGLRSVRELRLRPCRPDPHNKQRRLRRVLCSALVFFAMFYLPYHLSRNAAIVMRAIYPDSPASWRHADLAFALEMCICSLITCINPLFSCFMGRQFRREFHSIFSVVFSQCPGTRLASVISKRTRMTVRHRQGMSTVTPECALPAPGS, encoded by the coding sequence ATGACCACCCAGCCTCCAGAGGAAGCCTTCTGCAACCTGGACTCAGGAGGTTTACCGGTGGTCCAGCTCTACGTGATGCCGTCCTTCTTCCTGGCGGTGCTGATCCTCGGGCTTCCCCTCAACCTGCTCTCCCTCTGGGTTTTCTTCCACCGGCTGCGGCGCTGGACCCGCAGCACGGTGTTCCTCTTCAACCTGACCCTGGCCGACACCTCGTGGCTGCTGGCCCTGCCGTACCTCATCCACTTCCACCTGGACCACCTGTACTGGCGGCTGGGGCTGCCGCTCTGCATCGGTGTGAGGATGCTCTACCACAACTACTTCTACCTCAGCATCTTCTTCGTCACGTGCATCAGTGTGGACCGCTACCTGGCCATCGTGCACCCGCTGCGCTCTCTGGTGCTGCTGGGCCGGAGGCAGACCTGCCTGCTGTGCGTGGCGGTGTGGGTGGCCACTCTACTCCTCAGCATACCTGTTTCCACCATGGGTCTAATCCAGACCTGCCCCGGGAGCAACCGCACCATCTGCACGCTGTACATACTGCTGAGTGAAACCGGTGAGACCCTCCCTTATTCCCTCTTTTGTACCATCGTCGGCTTCCTCTTCCCGCTGCTCTCCATCTGTTACTGCGGCCTGCGCAGCGTCAGGGAGCTGCGCCTCCGGCCCTGCCGCCCCGACCCGCACAACAAGCAGCGGCGGCTCCGGCGGGTGCTCTGCTCAGCGCTGGTTTTCTTCGCCATGTTCTACCTGCCCTACCACCTGAGCCGCAACGCTGCCATCGTGATGCGCGCGATCTACCCCGACAGCCCCGCCTCCTGGCGGCACGCGGACCTGGCCTTCGCCCTGGAGATGTGCATCTGCAGTCTCATCACCTGCATTAACCCTCTCTTCAGCTGCTTCATGGGCCGCCAGTTCAGGAGGGAGTTTCACAGCATTTTTAGCGTCGTGTTTTCTCAGTGTCCGGGCACGCGGCTGGCCTCGGTGATATCTAAGAGGACCCGGATGACGGTAAGGCACAGGCAGGGCATGTCTACTGTCACACCTGAGTGCGCACTGCCTGCGCCTGGATCCTAA